A single genomic interval of Spinacia oleracea cultivar Varoflay chromosome 6, BTI_SOV_V1, whole genome shotgun sequence harbors:
- the LOC110779985 gene encoding glucan endo-1,3-beta-glucosidase, whose amino-acid sequence MTNHILPFHFLPFFSLLLSTATSSFIGVNFGRVADNLPPPSAVAHFLTSQTTLTSVKLFDCDPQILQAFANTGISLTVNIPNANVIPLTDSAAAQSWVATNILPYHPQTIIRYIAVGNEVHFSGDKTLIANTVKSMKSIHQALLSANITDIKVTTPHSLAILPPLMSPSSGHFQKGYDHVFFGPLLEFHRRTKSPFMVNPYPYFGFNASMIEFAIFKKNDGVLDKATGLKYYNMFDYLMDGVYSAMKRLGYDDVDIAVGETGWPSAGDPTEPAATLDNAISYNGNLVKHLNSGKGTPLMPNRTFDTYIFALFNENLKPSTSEKNYGLFRPDFSAVYDVGVLKSPSQGKGPAKAPVAPSPSDSDQKWCVAKAEATDDKLQGNLDYVCSLGIDCKPIQDGGPCFDPNTVRSHASYAMNAYYHINGQQDYDCYFDGTGVVTDSNPSYEACEYVA is encoded by the exons ATGACGAATCATATCCTCCCATTCCACTTCCtcccctttttctctctcctcctttccACCGCCACTTCCTCCTTCATCGGCGTCAACTTTGGCCGAGTCGCCGATAACCTCCCGCCTCCTTCCGCTGTCGCCCATTTCCTCACTTCTCAAACTACCCTCACCTCTGTCAAGCTCTTCGACTGCGATCCTCAAATCCTTCAAGCTTTCGCCAACACCGGTATCTCTCTCACTGTTAACATCCCCAACGCCAACGTCATCCCCCTCACCGACTCCGCCGCCGCTCAATCATGGGTCGCCACCAACATCCTTCCTTACCATCCTCAAACAATTATCCGTTACATAGCTGTTGGCAACGAGGTTCATTTCTCCGGCGACAAAACGTTAATTGCAAACACCGTTAAATCAATGAAGTCTATTCATCAAGCACTTTTATCCGCTAATATAACCGATATCAAAGTCACCACCCCACATTCTCTTGCTATCTTACCTCCATTAATGTCCCCTAGTTCTGGACACTTCCAGAAGGGCTATGATCATGTGTTCTTCGGCCCACTGTTGGAATTCCACCGCCGGACGAAATCACCCTTCATGGTTAATCCTTACCCTTACTTCGGGTTCAATGCTTCCATGATTGAATTCGCTATCTTCAAGAAAAACGACGGCGTTTTGGACAAGGCAACTGGATTGAAGTATTACAACATGTTTGATTACTTGATGGACGGTGTTTACTCTGCGATGAAGCGGTTGGGTTATGATGACGTGGATATTGCTGTTGGTGAAACCGGTTGGCCTTCGGCCGGTGATCCCACTGAACCGGCGGCTACTTTGGATAACGCGATTTCGTATAATGGGAATTTGGTTAAGCATTTGAATTCCGGCAAAGGGACGCCGTTGATGCCGAACCGGACTTTTGATACTTATATTTTCGCTTTGTTTAATGAAAATCTTAAGCCGAGTACCAGTGAGAAGAATTACGGTTTGTTTAGACCGGATTTTAGCGCGGTTTACGACGTCGGTGTGTTGAAGTCACCTTCTCAG GGAAAGGGACCCGCAAAAGCACCAGTAGCTCCATCACCGTCAGATTCAGATCAGAAATGGTGCGTAGCAAAAGCAGAAGCTACAGATGATAAATTACAAGGGAATTTAGATTATGTGTGTAGTTTAGGGATAGACTGCAAGCCCATACAGGATGGTGGGCCATGTTTTGATCCAAACACCGTTAGATCTCATGCATCATACGCGATGAACGCTTACTACCACATCAACGGTCAGCAAGATTATGATTGCTACTTTGATGGTACCGGTGTTGTCACCGACAGTAACCCTA GTTATGAAGCATGTGAGTACGTGGCATAA